The genome window TAGCATAGATGATGGCGTGTATATATACTGGGAGAAAACATTATAAATATTGCCCAATTACAGTACAAAGCTAGTTTTCTACCCATCAAACAAAATGAAAATCTGCAAGCCTAGCAATGCAAGAAACCAGAGAGTAGTACATAATTAGTTGAGGTGATGCAACTCAGATCAAGTTGGCTATGAAAGAGACCCTTGAGCTTATTCAAATTTCAATGGACGACTGACCATAGGACTGTAAAATAGAATGaagaataatataatggaaAACACACCTAAAATGTACCAACAAGTCAAGCAAAAGTTTTGACCAAAGCCTACCTACCTATGGGTATATATGGGAAATAACAATTAGATTAATTAAAGGTCCATTTGCAAACCATGgcgtttagatttttttttttatattttttttttcgtttttaggtattaaaaaaatcatgtcaaaggaaaatatgttttcttatatttttttgttaaaaagcATTTTTCAGATTCTTTATTTTACGTATTAATCCTTTTTCTCACTCATTTGTTTTTATGTTAGCTTtcgcattattattattaccataacCACCACTATACCACCATCACCACAGCCACACCCCAGACCGCCATTAACACGTACCATCACCATCATACCAccacttcttcttcttattaattattattattattattattattattttataacaaataatatgttcatttttagaaaaatgaacaaaaaatacaatttcttaaATTTCAGGTTTAAAAAATCGTTTTCGGACTTTTCTgccaaacattaaaaattaaagtatttttcagaaaatgaatatttttttgaataatatttttcaaatttgcaaACCGACCATACcctaattattaatttgaggcaaactttaatttaatttggtgcCGCATGAGTGGGCAGCCTCAAACCCCTTGGCTTCGATCATACGTTAGGTTCAAACAAATGAAACAATACAATAATCATAAAATTACGaattaaatacatataataaattctttaatttgtatttgtaGGTACGTAGGTGTAGGGCAGGCGTGCATGGAGAGCATCGATCATCTAATCACGCAGAGTGAATGAATTTGGCACACACTCAACATTGTAAACCAAACTTGgcagatacatacatacattcaaCAATAATGCATGGTAGCTATAAAGAAGCTagcttagctagctagctagctacatatatatatatatatatagatgagaGTAAAAAgggataatataataattatattattattccaaGATcagaatatatattgtaatataatgttgtaataatatataatgaagATAGTGAAATTGGAGGAGATAGTGGcggtgatgatgatggtgatatTATTAGTGGTATCATTATCAACAAGGCGGAGATGCAGCGGGGCAATGATAATTGAAGAGCAGCAGCAAGGAGGAGGAGGGATAGACTGTGCAACGGTGAAGGCATTAGTGTCAGCTTGTTCGAGCTTCGTGATGTACGGATCGCCGGACCCCATCCCTGGTTCGCCTTGCTGCGTCGCCATGCTCAGCCTCAGCAACCTGGCCGACTCCACCGACAATCGTCAGATCGTGTGCAGATGCGTGATGGACCTCATCACCACTTACAACCCCAACGCCACTTCCATTGCCACACTCCCCGGCTTCTGCGGTGTCTCCCTTGGCTTCATAATTGATCCCAACACTGACTGCGAATAGTACGTAAGccatttcattttcattttcatctttaattttcattCCTATACTAGCTTCcgttatattattattcatatatatatattttcccttcaATTCATGATTATATTGGGTGCAGTATTGGATGAACAATAATCTTCTTTCAACACTACAATTGCTAGCTAGCTGCTGCTTAATTGCTTTCAAGAAGCACTTTGCCCGCTGTATGTGTACCcagaatacatatatacaaattaaatcatCATATATGTATGGTTGTTAACAATTATTCAGCTTTGACACCCAAAACGTAACctcacaaaattaattaatgtgcTGCCACATTACATATCATTTCCTACACCCGGcctacaatataatttaatttattcatttccCAAGTTAATTATTGGCAGGCATGCATGTGCCAtaatcaaacatttttttaccaGCAACGGACGTAACAGTCAAGTCAGTAGCCAAAAACTAACATTTCCAGTCAAGTCATTAAACATCATTCCAACAagtatttttctcaatttacaGAATGAATACACAGCAATATGCATGCAGTCTAGAAGCTAAGAATAATGAATGTAATGTGGACAAGTTTTTTGAGAGTACCAGACagctttaatttattgaattgttCGTTGTCAATTATGGACTATCATCTTCCGATCCATCATAGTTTAATTATCTATGCGTCCA of Ipomoea triloba cultivar NCNSP0323 chromosome 3, ASM357664v1 contains these proteins:
- the LOC116011780 gene encoding putative non-specific lipid-transfer protein 14, with the translated sequence MKIVKLEEIVAVMMMVILLVVSLSTRRRCSGAMIIEEQQQGGGGIDCATVKALVSACSSFVMYGSPDPIPGSPCCVAMLSLSNLADSTDNRQIVCRCVMDLITTYNPNATSIATLPGFCGVSLGFIIDPNTDCEYIG